In the genome of Primulina tabacum isolate GXHZ01 chromosome 13, ASM2559414v2, whole genome shotgun sequence, the window AGTATATTCTCGTAACAAGGACAAATATACGGCTGTAACTTTTGTGTATCTAGTCTCATTGTTTGATATAGGCATCCACTCTCATGTGAAATAAACAACTGCAAAAGAATCTCCAAAATGGAGCTATCTCGCTATCTTATTCGGATAAGGCACCAAAATCCAGGAAAGCTGCCTAATGCCAGGTTTAATTTCTAAAACCAATCTTTCGTTCCTGAAACCATCATTTCATTCTTAATCATTTTACCAAAAATCTACTTTTCACAAAGTCCTTATATTTAACTAATATTTTCTCAATTCCCAAAACAAGTTAATACAAAAACATTTTTAATGactatataaaattttaaaatacttcaCTCTAGTCCATCCACGAAAACATCAATTCAAATAGTATTTAATAATATCTACCTAAATACTCCTACGTGATttgatacaaacaataaaaattATCTCATCGGAAAATAAAACCAAACCCATCTTTTAATTTCCAAAATCATTTCTCTAACATATTTTCcaaaatataaaaatcaaaACCAAACGTTGCCTGGTTTTTTCCCATAAGTAGATGGTAAATTTACTCCTTGTTATGTCCCCAAATTTGACCACTTATTTTGAAGAGACCACagaatatttaaattgaaatttaaGCAAAGGCCTTAAACTAAACACCAGTCTGATATGAAATTTTATCGTTCAGTGTCCCGAAAGAACTACGTCATTAAAAACTATCCAAAATGCCAACATCTGTCACACCAACTCCCAATCACTCACATTTGCTAAAATGGTCTAGAACTACTGCCTAGAAATGAAACCCCCCTCCCATATCAATGGCTGCTCGTCTGAATTTAAATTACCAAAGACTAATCCCATGAGGCCGTAACGAGATCCTCGACTAGTTTCCAACAAAATATTTGAAAGTTTAACATATATATAGCATTAATTAAAAAGATGGTTCATACTCAACCAAGATCAGAATTTTTACCAGTATTTGATCAGGCCATCCCAGCCACAGGTTGCCACTTTACTTTGCTCCAGGGGATGCCACTCAGAACCAATACAAACTCCATCATGGCACTTGAGAGTTCTAAATACTTTACAACTCTTCCAATCCCAAAACCAGCACCGCCCTTCGCCATCTCCTGACATTACAAATCTCCCATCCGGTGAAAAGTTGACCTGACAAGCATAGCCAGCAACTATGTGACCCGCAAACCTCTTCTTTTTATTCAGCTGGAACCTCTCCCTGGTACTGTATATAAGTATCTGATTATCCAAACTCTGACAAGCAAGCCAGTTTTTATTTGGATGCAGAGAAATAGCAGGCATCGAGTGCATGTGCGGCTCACTAATATACTTGATAACCACCGGAATCCCAAACTCCCATACCCGCAGCGATTTATCATCACTTGAAGTCACAAACCTTCTATTATCATCCACAAAAGTTATTGTATTTACAGCCCCTAAATGTTGATCATACTCCTGTGTGATCTGCCCTGAATTTATATCCCACTGTACAATCTTCTTATCACTCATCCCTGCCAGAAGTATGTTCTGCTTATCGTCATCCGGGTTAAGCCTCACAACGTAGGGAATCTTCCCAGTCGAAAAAGTGGATATCACTTGTCCAGTCTCTGTATCCCAATACTTTATATTCTTATCATAACCAGCAGACAGAAACTTTGTCCCATCATTAGTAAAGTAAATATCCCTCACGGCCTTGTTGTGCCCCATGTAGGTTCTCATGCATTTCCCCGAATTAAACACGTCCCATATCTTCACCTTTGTATCCATTCCAGCGGACAGTATCAAATGACCATGCCTGGGGAAAAATCTGATGGCCGAAACCCCCTTAGTATGACCACTCCAAGTGTGAACCAATTTCTTGGGTATATAACAATGATCATTACTGGCCTTCGCGTCCTTAGGCGGCGCAATCCAAGACCTCCCCTGATAATCTTTCTCCTCTTTTCCATGAAACGTACTCTTATCAAGGTGAGACTCCCCTTTCTCCCTCTCAACCCCTTCCTTCTCAGCTTTCTTCTTCGCATGCTCCTCCGCGTACTTCTTCTGCTCCTCCGTCAACTCACCTTGCACCCACTCCTTCTTCCCCGACCACGGGCTCTTCCTATTATTCATCAACCAAGTCTCACTCGCGGGATTCTCCACCTCCACCGCATCAACCACTTGGTCATTCTCCTCCATCATCTCTTTCTTCTTCTCAAGCTTCCGCTTCTTCTGCTCGTGTTGCGgaatattataaacagtaatcCCATCGTTCTTCTCAAAACCCACAACATCACCAACGTACCTATTCTCAGAGGGATCAGCAGCGTACCCGAATTTATAGTAAGTGTTGTACTGCTCATCGAACACAAACGACTCAATAGACGCGTTCTCCACAAATCCCAGCTTGTGGTTGCGGAGACCTTGGGC includes:
- the LOC142522292 gene encoding uncharacterized protein LOC142522292 is translated as MDLLLSSYAEEGSPTHGSSDPDSSPTRIPLPSKSAAPNVDDTMLSLTVSGQAHSQVHKPLDPTQHVVSFNPTYDQLWTPIVGPAHPYAKDGLAQGLRNHKLGFVENASIESFVFDEQYNTYYKFGYAADPSENRYVGDVVGFEKNDGITVYNIPQHEQKKRKLEKKKEMMEENDQVVDAVEVENPASETWLMNNRKSPWSGKKEWVQGELTEEQKKYAEEHAKKKAEKEGVEREKGESHLDKSTFHGKEEKDYQGRSWIAPPKDAKASNDHCYIPKKLVHTWSGHTKGVSAIRFFPRHGHLILSAGMDTKVKIWDVFNSGKCMRTYMGHNKAVRDIYFTNDGTKFLSAGYDKNIKYWDTETGQVISTFSTGKIPYVVRLNPDDDKQNILLAGMSDKKIVQWDINSGQITQEYDQHLGAVNTITFVDDNRRFVTSSDDKSLRVWEFGIPVVIKYISEPHMHSMPAISLHPNKNWLACQSLDNQILIYSTRERFQLNKKKRFAGHIVAGYACQVNFSPDGRFVMSGDGEGRCWFWDWKSCKVFRTLKCHDGVCIGSEWHPLEQSKVATCGWDGLIKYW